In Penicillium oxalicum strain HP7-1 chromosome I, whole genome shotgun sequence, a single window of DNA contains:
- a CDS encoding 40S ribosomal protein S9 — protein MGARPVPDAELKLIGEYGLKNKREVWRVQYTLSKIRRAARVLLTLDEKDPKRLFEGNALIRRLVRQGVLDQSRMRLDYVLSLRPEDFLERRLQTVIFRLGLARSIHHARVLIRQRHVRSIIDFTLNSPYGGGRPGRVARKKAQVGAEDGEGELDMNEE, from the exons ATGGGTGCTCGTCCAGTTCC TGATGCCGAGCTTAAACTCATCGGCGAATACGGTCTGAAGAATAAGCGCGAGGTCTGGCGTGTTCAGTACACTCTATCGAAGATTCGTCGTGCCGCTCG AGTGCTACTCACTCTCGATGAGAAAGACCCCAAACGTCTCTTCGAAGGCAACGCCCTCATTCGCCGACTCGTTCGACAAGGCGTCTTGGACCAATCTCGTATGCGTCTCGATTATGTCTTGTCTCTGCGACCCGAGGACTTTCTTGAGCGTCGATTGCAGACAGTCATTTTCCGACTTGGGCTGGCTAGGTCTATTCACCACGCTCGTGTGCTGATCAGACAGAGACATGTCAG AAGCATAATCGACTTTACGCTCAATTCTCCCTACGGAGGAGGTCGCCCTGGTCGTGTTGCTCGGAAGAAGGCTCAGGTTGGGGCAGAAGACGGCGAAGGGGAACTCGACATGAACGAAGAATAA
- a CDS encoding putative electron transfer flavoprotein subunit alpha — MFPIARSTVLRAARTQIYTARSLTSPTSSALARLLSTLAVLEQRDGKLQGSCTSAIAAAQKLGGPVTAFLAGSGVKGTSAAEAAKIKGVDKVIAVENEAYEKGLPENYAPMLLENIKKGEFTHIIAPHSAFGKSLLPRVAALLDVQQISDITGIESEDTFVRPIYAGNAILTVQSSDNVKVITVRGTAFQGVELEGGSAEIVDGVDTNAPAQTEWVSEELTKSERPDLATASRVVSGGRGLKSKEEFDRVMLPLADSLGAAIGASRAAVDSGFADNSLQVGQTGKNVAPQLYLCAGISGAIQHLAGMKDSKVIAAINKDPEAPIFQVADVGLVGDLFEKVPELTEKLKSA; from the exons ATGTTTCCAATTGCTCGATCGACTGTCTTGCGGGCTGCCCGCACGCAGATCTACACTGCCCGCAGTCTGACGTCGCCAACTTCCTCGGCGCTCGCCCGCCTCCTCTCCACACTCGCCGTTCTCGAGCAGCGCGACGGAAAGTTGCAGGGCTCATGTACTTCCGCGATCGCTGCGGCGCAAAAGCTTGGTGGACCCGTGACGGCTTTCCTGGCTGGAAGTGGTGTCAAGGGTACCTCTGCTGCTGAAGCCGCCAAGATTAAGGGTGTGGACAAGGTTATTGCTGTCGAGAATGAGGCTTACGAGAAG GGTCTTCCTGAGAATTACGCTCCCATGCTTCTCGAGAACATCAAGAAGGGCGAATTCACTCACATCATCGCTCCTCACTCAGCCTTCGGCAAGAGCCTTTTGCCCCGTGTTGCCGCTCTTCTCGACGTGCAGCAGATTTCTGACATCACTGGTATTGAGAGTGAGGACA CCTTCGTCCGCCCCATCTATGCCGGAAACGCCATCCTGACCGTCCAATCCTCCGACAACGTCAAGGTGATCACAGTACGAGGCACTGCCTTCCAGGGTGTTGAACTCGAGGGCGGCTCCGCCGAGATCGTTGATGGTGTCGATACCAACGCTCCCGCCCAAACCGAGTGGGTGTCCGAAGAGCTGACCAAATCCGAGCGTCCTGACCTGGCAACTGCTAGCCGCGTCGTCTCCGGCGGCCGTGGCTTGAAGTCCAAGGAGGAGTTTGACCGCGTCATGCTGCCCCTTGCTGACTCCCTCGGTGCCGCTATCGGCGCGTCTCGTGCAGCCGTTGACAGCGGCTTTGCCGATAACAGTCTGCAGGTTGGCCAGACTGGTAAGAACGTGGCCCCCCAGCTCTATCTGTGCGCTGGTATCTCCGGTGCTATCCAGCATCTGGCTGGTATGAAGGACAGCAAGGTCATTGCTGCCATCAACAAGGACCCCGAGGCGCCCATCTTCCAGGTGGCGGATGTCGGTCTTGTTGGCGATCTGTTTGAGAAGGTTCCCGAGTTGACTGAGAAGCTGAAGAGCGCATAA
- a CDS encoding Secreted beta-glucosidase sun1 gives MKFTVAATLATAGSLAAAHGHGHGHAHLHQRAAETQTETAVTAGPTVYDFVVMDPNSGSPKVISGEEACAGLAKHEFEWFDGAIPDACPPATSSADVSPTATVAAHVLMETAAVVISTTSSEVPTTTSTISSTSSTSSTSTSSTIKTSSTSSAAPTHTASVSHATGINAEFPDGEIDCNEFPSDYGAVALDYLGLGGYSGIQYVTIAGSFVTEIVTAITGNSCKSGAMCSYACPPGYQKSQWPTTQGSTGQSVGGLHCKNGKLYRTNPAFKTLCIEGTGGVHVRNELSNTVAVCRTDYPGTESETIPLAAQPGEVAPLTCPDANTYYRYLGKGTSAQYYVNNNGVSVEEGCQWGDGSKPVGNWAPMNLGVGRTDSGTWLSMFKNEPTTDADLNFKVKLVGDDLSDNCRYDGAGNFYNNAGLIQGNNGCTAKSASGNAYFVFYD, from the exons ATGAAGTTCACTGTTGCCGCAACTCTCGCCACGGCGGGCTCCCTGGCGGCCGCCCacggccacggccacggCCATGCTCACCTGCACCAGCGCGCTGCCGAGACTCAGACTGAGACTGCGGTCACGGCTGGTCCCACCGTCTATGACTTCGTGGTCATGGACCCCAACAGCGGCTCCCCCAAGGTGATCAGCGGAGAAGAGGCCTGCGCCGGTCTCGCCAAGCACGAATTCGAATGGTTCGACGGCGCCATCCCTGACGCCTGCCCTCCCGCAACCAGCTCCGCCGATGTCAGCCCGACCGCGACTGTTGCTGCCCACGTGCTCATGGAGACCGCTGCCgtggtcatctccaccaccagCTCCGAGGTCCCTACCACTACTTCCACCATCAGctcgaccagctcgacaAGCTCTAcctcgacctcctccactATCAAGACCAGCTCCACCAGCTCCGCCGCTCCTACCCACACCGCCTCCGTCAGCCACGCTACTGGCATCAACGCTGAGTTCCCTGACGGTGAAATTGACTGTAACGAATTCCCCTCCGACTACGGTGCTGTTGCCCTGGACTACCTGGGTCTGGGTGGCTACTCTGGTATCCAATATGTCACCATCGCCGGCTCATTCGTCACTGAGATCGTGACCGCCATCACCGGCAACAGCTGCAAGAGCGGCGCCATGTGCTCGTATGCCTGTCCCCCTGGCTACCAGAAGTCCCAGTGGCCCACCACTCAAGGTTCCACTGGCCAGTCCGTGGGTGGTCTGCACTGCAAGAACGGAAAGCTCTACCGCACCAACCCGGCCTTCAAGACGCTCTGTATCGAGGGTACCGGTGGTGTTCATGTTCGCAACGAGCTCAGCAACACCGTGGCTGTTTGCCGTACCGACTACCCCGGCACCGAGTCCGAGACCATCCCCCTCGCCGCTCAGCCCGGTGAGGTGGCTCCTCTGACCTGCCCCGACGCCAACACCTACTACCGCTACCTTGGCAAGGGCACTTCCGCTCAGTACTACGTCAACAACAACGGTGTTTCCGTCGAGGAGGGTTGCCAGTGGGGTGATGGTTCCAAGCCTGTTGGCAACTGGGCCCCCATGAACTTGGGTGTCGGCCGCACCGACTCTGGCACCTGGCTGTCTATGTTCAAGAACGAGCCGACCACCGATGCCGACCTGAACTTCAAGGTCAAGCTGGTTGGTGATGACCTCAGCGACAACTGCCGCTACGACGGTGCTGGTAACTTCTACAACAACGCCGGTCTCATCCAGGGCAACAACGGATGCACT GCCAAATCCGCCTCTGGCAACGCCTACTTCGTTTTCTACGACTAA